The following proteins are encoded in a genomic region of Hydra vulgaris chromosome 05, alternate assembly HydraT2T_AEP:
- the LOC136080198 gene encoding uncharacterized protein LOC136080198 — protein MEGVKLSTISVQEAIALIYNLDLSINKYQELRLELLPKLMLPTRNDVDTFKRTLLPKELSSDDKQTSSPVNNVIKDTVESLLDISEFCAENHSIHVEGKFGLDGSGNHNYRHQFSDPQDADLKGTNYICSFWCPLEIKDSKNQVIWTNPTPNSITFARPVILVKSKKN, from the exons ATGGAAGGAGTAAAACTTTCAACAATATCGGTACAGGAAGCAATTGCTTTAATTTACAACTTGGATCTATCCATAAATAAATATCAG GAACTGAGACTTGAGCTTCTCCCAAAACTAATGTTGCCAACAAGGAATGATGTAGATACCTTTAAACGTACTTTGCTACCAAAAGAATTAAGCAGTGACGACAAGCAAACTTCATCCCCTGTGAACAATGTTATCAAAGACACTGTTGAGTCTCTACTAGATATATCCGAGTTTTGTGCTGAAAATCATTCTATACATGTAGAGGGTAAATTTGGACTTGATGGGTCTGGAAATCACAATTATCGTCATCAGTTTTCCGATCCTCAAGATGCAGACTTAAAGGgaacaaattatatttgttcCTTTTGGTGTCCTCTTgaaattaaagattcaaaaaaccAAGTAATCTGGACTAATCCAACCCCTAACTCTATTACTTTTGCCAGGCCTGTTATTCTagtgaaaagcaaaaaaaactag